The Streptomyces sp. WZ-12 genome segment CCGGTGGCCGCCTCGGGGCGCGGCCGGCGGCTTGCGGGGCTACGGCGTCGGCGTCGGGCCGCGCAGGACCCGGCTGACGGCTTCCAGGCTCGCGTCCCGCATCCCGCGGACGTAGCTGCGGGCGTTGTGGCCGCCGCCCTCGATGACGTGCACCCGGGCGTGGACCGGCCCCTTGGCGTACCGCTGCACGAACCGCTCCAGATTGGCCCGGCCGCCCTCCTGCGTGCCTATCTGGAACTGGATGAAGACGTCCGGGGCACCGGGGCGGGCGGCCAGGCGCTGCGCCAGCCACTCGGGGTCGTTGGCCCGCTTCGCCGCCTCGTGGCCCCGCCACAGGGGCGAGTCCGGGCGGGTGTCCGGGCCGCTGGCGATCACCGCCTTGAAGCGGTCCGGGTGCGCCAGGACCTGCTTCAGGGCGACGAAACCACCGGACGAGGAACCCATGAACGCCCACCCGTCCCGGCTGGTGAACGTCCGGAAGTTGGCCCTGACCAGGTCGGGCACGTCGTCGGACATCCAGGTGCCCATCTTCGGCTGCCCGGGGATGTCGCTGCCGTCGTAGTAGCGCTTGCCGGGATTGAGGACCGGCATCGCCACGATGAACGGCCTGCCGCGCCCCAGGGCCGCCAGGTCCGTGACCGTCTTCTGGAGCTTGAGCTGAGGGCTGCTCCAGTAGTTGACGGGGAAGCCGTAGCTGCCGGGGAGGGCGATCAGGACGGGGAAGGCGCTGTTCCGGTAGCGGTCCTCGTAGTACTCCTTCGGCGCCCAGACCCACACCTCTCCGGTGAACCCCGACTTCTCGCCGCGCAGGGTGGTGACGCCGATCTTCGTGCCGTCGCCGAGCGTCGCCGCCGTACGGAAGTCGGCCCGCGGGCCGGTCGGCATCCGGACGGCCGGGTCCGACGCGACCGCCGGCGCCGGGCCGGGCACGCCCTCGGGCAGCGACCGGCTGAACGACATCGGCTCACCGGTGTCGTTCAGCACGTCCAGGTACTTGACGGCGGGGTAGACGCAGAGGCCGAGCACGGCGACCAGGCCGGTGAGGAAGGACATCCGCCACCGGGGGCGGGCCGACCGGCCGTCCCATGAACGGGTGCGGCGGGTACGGCCGATGAGGCCGCGGCGGGGGCTGCGGTACAGCCGGCGCGGGTCGTACGGGCGGTCCCCGGGGGTGTGATGCATGGGCGTTCTCCCGATGGACGGGCCCTGGGCGGGGTCGAGGGGCCGATGACCGGCTTGTGCCCTGTTTGATGCGGAAAGCGGGTTCTCGGTTTCGGGGGCCCGGCATGAACTCGGTCATAAGCTGAGGGCTGCCGTCTGGAGGGGGAGGCGCCATGGAACCGTTGGCCGCGGACGACCCACGGGTCCTGGGCGGATACCGGCTGCTCGGCCGCCTGGGGGCGGGCGGCATGGGCCGCGTCTACCTGGGGCGCAGCGCGGGCGGCCGCACCGTGGCGGTGAAGGCGGTGCACGCCCAGTACGCCGCGGACGAACAGTTCCGGGCCCGTTTCCGGCGCGAGGTCGCCTCGGCGCGACGGGTCGGCGGCGCCTGGACCGCGCCCGTCCTGGACGCCGACCCCGACGCCGCCGTCCCCTGGGTCGCC includes the following:
- a CDS encoding alpha/beta hydrolase; this translates as MHHTPGDRPYDPRRLYRSPRRGLIGRTRRTRSWDGRSARPRWRMSFLTGLVAVLGLCVYPAVKYLDVLNDTGEPMSFSRSLPEGVPGPAPAVASDPAVRMPTGPRADFRTAATLGDGTKIGVTTLRGEKSGFTGEVWVWAPKEYYEDRYRNSAFPVLIALPGSYGFPVNYWSSPQLKLQKTVTDLAALGRGRPFIVAMPVLNPGKRYYDGSDIPGQPKMGTWMSDDVPDLVRANFRTFTSRDGWAFMGSSSGGFVALKQVLAHPDRFKAVIASGPDTRPDSPLWRGHEAAKRANDPEWLAQRLAARPGAPDVFIQFQIGTQEGGRANLERFVQRYAKGPVHARVHVIEGGGHNARSYVRGMRDASLEAVSRVLRGPTPTP